The genomic stretch GTCATCCTGTTCTTCTGGCAGGTGGCGGCCTGGTTCCTGCCGGACTTCCTGATGCCGGACGTGCCTGCGGCGTTTGTCCGGCTGTGGGAAGAGTTCAACAGCCCGACCTTCTGGGAAGGGCTGGGCAACAGCATGACCCGCCTGGGTGCCGGCTATGGCTCGGCGATTGTGCTCGGCATTCTGGTCGGGCTGGTCGGGGGCACACTGAATGCGGTGCGCAGCACATTGAAGGCTGCCATTATCATCCTGCAGTCGATCCCCTCCATCGCCTGGGTGCCGCTGTTCCTGATCCTCATGGGCTTCGGCAACCTGCCGATCATCGTGGTGGTGGCCATTGGCGCCTTCTTCCCCACCGCCCTGAGCGTGATGAACGCTACCGAAAGTGTGGAGAAAGTCCATATCTCCGCGGCCCGGGTGATGGGCGCCTCGAAATTCCAGATGCTCAGGCGGGTGTATTTTCCCGCCGTCACGCCGGAGCTGATTACCGGTGCCCAACTGGCCTTCGGCAACGCCTGGCGGGCACTGATTTCCGCTGAAATGATCGTGGGCTTCAGTGCCGGCCTGGGTAAATCCCTGGCCTATTCCGGCGAAATCGCCGACATGACCGGGGTGATGACCAACATCCTGGTGATCGCCGTGCTGGCCGCGGTGATTGATCAGGTCATCCTTGAGCGGATCAAACACCGGTTGCTGCGTTACCAGTATCTCTGAAGCCGGTTTTCCCCTTCCGGGAGGCGCCCTGCCTCCCGTCATTTCTTGACAGACGTCACACCCTCCGACTATTACTTGATGTCAGTTTCATTGGCAGTATCTGCAACCTTTTCAGAAAAAAGTCTGAATAACAACGAATAACGATCCTGCGGCACACCAGCCGCCGGCTTGAACCGAAAGGGGTGTATTTCCGTGAACGACCAGGCTGAGGGCACACAGGCAACGCCGTCTCCGATCATTCTTGAAACCCGTAATCTGCAGAAGGATTTCAAGGGCTTTACCGCCATCAACAATGTCAGCGTGCAAGTGCAGACAGGGAGCATTCATGCCCTGATTGGCCCCAATGGTGCCGGTAAAACCACGTTTTTTAACCTGCTGACCCAGTTTCTCAAGCCCAGTGCCGGCCAGATCATCTACGACGGTAAAGACATTACCCACTCCCGGCCCGCCGGAATTGCCCAGAAAGGCCTGATCCGTTCGTTCCAGATCTCGGCGGTGTTTCCGCACCTGTCCGCCCGTGAAAATGTGCGCATTGCCCTGCAACGGACACTGGGGGTTTCGTACCAGTTCTGGCGCTCCAAGCGAGTGCTGGATCAGCTGAACGAGGAGGCCCAGGCCACCCTGGAACTGGTGGAACTCGGCGACTTTGCCGACACCAAGGCAGTGGAACTGCCCTACGGCCAGAAGCGGGCCCTGGAAATCGCCACCACCATCGCCCTGAAACCCAGGCTGATGCTGCTCGACGAGCCCACCCAGGGCATGAGCTCCGAGGACGTGAGCACGGTTACTGACCTGATCAAGCGGGTGGTCGAAGGCCGCACTATCGTGATGGTAGAGCACAATCTGAATGTGGTCGCCACCCTCGCCGACACGATTACCGTGCTCAACCGCGGCGAGGTACTGGCCGAGGGTGATTACGACACCGTTTCAACCAACCCTGCCGTGATGGAAGCCTACATGGGGACCACCGATGCCGCCTGATCAACGCCCGGAGTTGCTTCGGATCGAAAACCTGCATGCCTGGTACGGCGAGTCCCACATTCTCCATGGCATGAACCTGACCCTGCACGAAGGCGAGGTCATTACCCTGCTGGGCCGCAACGGCTCCGGACGCACCACGACCCTGAAGGCCATTCTCGGCCTGGTGGGCCGGCGTACCGGTTCCATCAAGATTCATGGCACGGAAGTCATCAACATGCCCACACACCGGATCGCGCACGTGGGCAAGCTCGGCTATTGCCCGGAAGAGCGTGGGATTTTTGCCTCTCTCAATGTCGATGAAAACCTGGAACTGCCGCCGGTGGTGGCCGAGGGTGGCCTGTCGGTGGACGAGATCTACACCATGTTCCCGAACCTCAAGGAACGCCGGAAAAGCCAGGGCTCAAAGCTCTCCGGCGGTGAACAGCAGATGCTGGCCATCGCCCGCATTCTCCGTACCGGGGCCACCCTGCTGTTGCTGGACGAGATCACCGAAGGACTGGCCCCGGTAATCCTGAAATCCCTGGATGAGGTGATTCGCAAGCTGCGGGAGAAGGGCTTCACCATTATTCTCGTAGAACAGAATTTTCGTTTTGCCGCGCCTCTGGCGGACCGTCACTACGTGATTGAACACGGTCAGGTGGTGGAACAGATTGACGCCGCCGATCTTGAGGCGAAAAAAGAGCAGTTGAACAGGCACTTGAGTGTCTGAGCCTGTGGGCCTGGTACGCCAGAAGCGCACCGACCCTGAATCTAACAATAAAAGGAAACCCACTATGTTCAAGCACTGGAAACAAGGTCTGGCAAGCGCCATCGCAATGGCTACATTGGCCGTACCGCTCACTGCAAACGCCGAACTGACCGACGGCAAAGTCAAGATCGGTGTACTGAGCGACATGTCCGGGGTTTACAAGACCCTCGAAGGCCCAGGCGCCGTGGTCGCGGCCAAAATGGCCATCGAGGACTTTGGTGGTTCCGTACTGGGCAAGCCGGTGGAAGTCATCTCCGCCGACCACCAAAACAAGCCGGACATCGGGGCCAGCACCGCGCGCGAGTGGATCGACGCCAAGGAAGTCGACATGATCACCGGCCTCGACAACTCCTCGGTCGGCCTGGCCGTGCAGGGACTGGCCAACGACAAGAAAACCATCACTCTGAACACTGGGGCCGGCACCACGGCACTCACCGAGGAACAATGCACGCCCTACGGCATCCACTATGTCTATGACACCCATGCACTGCCGGTCGGCACCGCCACAGCCATGGTCAAGAACGGCGGCAAGAGCTGGTTCTTTATTACCGCCGACTATGCCTTTGGCCATTCCCTGCGGGATAACACCGGCGCGGTGGTGAAGAGCCTGGGTGGTGAGGTGGTTGGCAACGTCAACGCGCCGCTGTCCACGAATGATTTCTCTTCCTATCTGCTGCAGGCCCAGTCGTCCGGCGCCGATGTCATCGGCCTGGCCAACGCCGGGCAGGACACGGTGAATGCCATCAAGCAGGCCAACCAGTTCCGGATCGTGCAGAGCGGGCAGAAGCTGGCAGGCATGCTGGTTTTCATCACCGACGTGCACAGCATGGGCCTGGACATCGCCCAGGGGCTGCAGTTCACCACCGCCTTCGTGTGGAACCAGAACGAGGAAACCCTGGAATGGTCCAAGCGTTTCTATGAGCGCCACGGTGCCATGCCCACCATGGTTCAGGCCGGGGTTTACTCCGCCGTCACCAACTACCTGAAAGCGGTCAAGGAAACCGGAACCGACGACAGCGATACGGTTCGTGCCAAGCTGGGTGAGATGACCCTGAACGACATGTTCGTGAAAAACGGCTCCATCCTGCCGAACGGCTCAATGCTGCACGACATGTATCTGGTTGAGGTGAAAAAGCCTTCCGAGTCCGAAAGCGAATGGGACCTGTTGAGGGTTGTATCGAAGATTCCGGCGGAAGAGGCGTACATTCCGTTGTCAGAATCCAAATGCCGGTTGGTTAACTAACGGCAGGACCGACCACTGCTTTCGGGGAGATAGCCGACGTGTCGATACAGGTCATACTGGCCCAGGCGCTGCTTGGGCTGAATGTGGGTGTGTTTTACGCCATGTTGAGCCTGGGGCTGGCGGTGATATTCGGCCTGCTGAATATCATCAACTTTGCCCATGGCGCCATGTACATGTTGGGGGCGTTCATCGCCCTCATCGGTTATTCTCTTCTGGAGCAATGGTTCGGAATCAGCCTTCAGATCGGTTTCTGGGCGTCACTGCTGGTGGCGCCCGTTATCGTCGGTATTCTCGGTGTTTTGATTGAACGCCTGATGCTCAAGCGGCTCTATGAGCTCGACCACATTTACGGGCTGCTGCTCACCTTTGGTATCACGCTCATCCTTCAGGGCCTGTTCTCCAACTATTTCAATGTTTCCGGCACGCCCTATCCGGGCCAGCCGGAATCTCTCAGCGGTGTGGTCAACCTCGGGTTCATGTACTTCCCCACCTACCGCCTGTTTGCCATCGTGTTTTCCCTGGTGGTCTGTTTTGCCACCTGGTGGGTCATCGAACACACCAAACTGGGCTCCCGACTTCGGGCTGGCGTGGAAAACCCTGACCTGACCCAGGCCTTCGGGCTGAATGTCCCCCTCATGGTTACCCTGACCTTCGCCTTCGGCGCTGGCCTGGCTGGCCTGGCCGGGGTTCTGGCTGCGCCTATCTATTCCGTCAGCCCGCTGATGGGGGCAGACCTGATTATCGTGGTGTTTGCCGTGGTGGTTATCGGCGGTATGGGCTCGATCATGGGCGCCATTCTTTCCGGCCTCGCCCTGGGACTGGTTGAAGGCCTGACCAAGGTGTTCTACCCGCCCGCCGCCAGCACTGTCATTTTCTTCCTGATGGTGCTGGTACTGCTGTTCCGCCCCGCCGGCCTGTTCGGTAAGGAGAAGTAAGCGCCATGACCAACCGCATCCTCTTTATCCTCATGCTGGTGGCTGGCCTGACAGCGCCCCTTTACGCCTACCCGGTCTTCGTCATGGACCTGCTGTGCTTCGCACTGTTCGCCTGTGCCTTCAACCTGTTGCTGGGCTACGCCGGCCTGCTCTCGTTCGGCCACGCCGCGTTCTTCGGCGGCGCCGCCTATATTACCGGTTACGTCACCAAGGAGTGGGGCTTTACCCCACTGCTGGGCATACTCGCCGGTGCGGCATTTGCCATGGTGCTCGGCGCGGTCTTCGGCTTCCTGGCTATTCGCCGCCAGGGTATTTACTTCGCCATGGTGACCCTGGCACTGGCACAGATCATCTACTTCCTGGCCTTGCAGATGCCCTTCACCGGCGGCGAAAACGGGCTGCAGGGCATTCCCCGCGGACATCTGTTCGGCCTGATCGATCTGACCGACTCCAACGCCATGTACTATTTTGTGTTTGCCATCTTCCTCGTCGGCTTCGGCATCATCTATCGCACCATCAATTCCCCCTTCGGTGAAGTACTGCAGGCGATCCGGGAAAATGAGTCCCGCGCCCTCTCCCTGGGTTACGACGTCGACCACTTCAAACTGCTGGCCTTTGTGATCTCCGCCACCCTGGCCGGCCTGGCTGGCGCCACCAAGGCCATCATTTTCCAGTTTGCTTCACTTACCAGCGCGCACTGGCAGACCTCCGGCGAAGTCATTCTGATGACGCTCGTTGGTGGCCTGGGCACGGTCTTCGGCCCGGTCGTTGGCGCCATTACCGTGGGGGCCCTGAGCCACGAACTGTCTGCCTTTGGCTCCTGGGTGCAGGTAATACTCGGCACCATTTTCGTGGTCTGCGTGCTGGTATTCCGTCGCGGTATCATTGGCGAAATCCAGCGATTGGCAAGTCGTAAACAGGGTTAAGGTCTATGCGAGTTATTTCTGCACAGGAGGTGGCCGGCGCGCTGGCATGGCCGGCACTGATCGAACGTCTGGCCACCACCTTCCGTGAGGGCGTCGAAGCCCCACCACGACACCATCACGCCATGCATCGCCCGGACGGTGAGGCTACCATGCTTCTGATGCCGGCCTGGGAAGAAACCGGTTACATCGGCATGAAGATGGTCAACGTGTTTCCCCAGAACGCCAATGCCGGCCTGCCCGCCATATCCGGCCTGTATATCCTTTGCGAGGGCCAGCATGGCACACCGCTCGCCTGTATCGACGGCAGCGCCCTCACCAGCCGGCGGACCGCCGCCGCCTCGGCCCTGGCGGCCCGGGAGCTGGCACGGCAGGATGCCGAATCGCTGCTGGTGGTCGGCACCGGCAAACTGGCGCCCATGCTGATCGAGGCTCACGCCGCCGTTCGGCCCATCCGCAAGGTACGGGTCTGGGGCCGAAACCCCGACAAGGCCACGGCCCTGGCCGAGCAATTCCGGGACCGGTTCGACTGTCAGGCGGTAATCGATCTGGAAACCGCAGTACCCGAAGCAGACATTATCAGCTGCGCTACCCTTTCAACCGACCCACTGGTCCGGGGTGAGTGGCTGCAGCCGGGCAGCCATCTGGATCTGGTGGGCGCATTCCGGCCCTCCATGCGGGAAACCGACAGCCAGTGCCTGGCCCGCAGCGAAGTCTTCGTGGACACCTACGCCGGCGCCCTGGGCGAGGCCGGCGACATCCTGCAGGCCATCGACGAAGGCGCGTTCAGCAAGGCGGACCTGCGGGCTGAGCTGGCGGAACTCCTGCGGGGCAAGAAACCAGGACGCACGGACGATCAGGCCATCACCCTGTTCAAATCCGTGGGCGCCTCGCTGGAAGACCTGGCCGCCGCCATCGAAGTCTGGGAAACCCTGGAGCGCGGCTAGTCCGCCTCACCCCGCAGCCCGCCCTCAATGGCCTGACTCACCAGCCAGCGCCGCAACAACTGAATACCCCGTTCCTGGCGACGACTGGTTTTCCAGGCAAAGTAGAACTGATCCCCGGTCATTACCGGATGGATGGGCAACCGCACAAAATCTTCCGAGTCCTTACGGGTACTCAGCATGTAATCGTTGGTGAGGGCGATGCCCTGATGAAATCTTGCCGCCTCAAGAGCCAGCAGCATGTGACTGAAATGCTGGACGCGAACTCCCTGCGGAATAGGCCGGTCCACCGCCTTGAACCACACCTCCCAGTCGCCGGCCGGCTTCTCGAAAATACTGTGGGTCGACAACAACGGAAACCGCGCCACTTCATCCGGCGTCAGCGGCGCCTCATCGCCATCCGCCCCCTCACGCCCCAGCTCCCGCCGGATTTTTTGCCAATAATCCTGACTACAAACCGGAAACAGCCGCTCCACATACAGCAACTCATAGCTGTACGCGGGCGAATTCCGGTGAATGGTGATAAAACAGTCCGCCACCCGATCCGACAACACCGGGTTCTCACTGCTCATCTCCAGCGCCAGATCCAGCTGCGGGTGCAACCGCTGCAAATCCGGCAACCTCGGCACCAGCCAACGCACCGCAAAGGAACTGAACACCGACAACCGCAGCCGAGATTCCTCATGGCCCAACACCTGCTCACTGGCTCGTTCAATCTGCAGCAAGGCTGAACTCACTGCATCAAGATACTGCCGCCCCTCGTCGGTCAACGACAGCGTTCGGCCACTGCGCCAGAACAGCTGTTCCCCCAGATAGGTTTCCAACTGCTTGATCTGATGACTCACCGCACTCTGGCTCACCGCCAGCTCGTCGGCAGCAAGCGAAAAGCTGTTGAGGCGAGCAACGGCTTCGAAGACAGGCAGGGCTTTCAGCGGTGGCAGTTTCATTATCTATTTTTCTAATACCTTACAAATAAAGATCATTTTATCGGATATTAAAACCCAAATAGAATCTCCGTGCGAGTCAGGGGAGCGCGGGCAGGAAATGGCTTCCGAAAATGCTTGGAGCCACGGATGGCGGAAAGCAAGCGTACAGGGATGTACTTGCAGCGGTTTTCGGAAGCCATTTCCTGCCCGCGCTCATGCACCCAGAGTTTTAGATCGGAGGGAAAGAATATGTCAGGAAAAACCGTAAACAGTGCCATTCTTCTGCTTATCATCGGCAACGCCATGGCCTTGATCTCTGACGTATTCATCAAACTGCTCGAACCCGGCGCCCCGGTGTTCCAGTTTGCCTTCCTGCGCTGCCTGATCACCCTCGGATTTCTGCTGCCACTGGCCGGGCAACTGGACCGGAAAAACCTGTTTGCCGGGCTCAAAATCCACACCGCCCGGGCCCACATCCACCTGGCCGGCATCCTGTGCATGGTCATCGCCCTCGGCAACCTGCCGCTGGCCACCGCCAACGCCGTGTTCTACGCCGCACCTATCCTGGTGATGGTGCTCTCCGTCTTCCTGTTCCGGGAAAAGCTGACACCGCTGAGCGTAACCGCCGTGTTCAGCGGCTTCGCCGGCATCATACTCATCCTGCGCCCGGTGGAATTCAACTGGGCCGCCGTGGCAGCCCTGACCTCCGCCTTTACCCTGGCCATCAATGCCGTATTGGTCCGCAAACTCCCGAAGCAGCAAACCACCGTCCACAAGCTGTTCCTGAACTACCTGCTGATTCTGCCAGCGGCGGGCGCCCTGGCCTGGTGGGAAGGCGCGCCCTGGAATTCCGGCATGCTCGTCAGCGCCATGGGTTCTTCCCTGTTCATCCTGGGCTACAACATTACCGTACTGCTGGCCTACCGGCAGGTGGCTGCCAATCAGGTCACCAGCGCCGAATACACCGGGCTGATCTGGGCCGTCGGCATTGGCTGGATCTGGTTCGGAGAAGTGCCGGACCTGTGGTTCCTGGCCGGCAGCCTGATGATCGTGGTGCCGCTGATACTGATTGGCCTTCAGCAGCGGCGCAGGTCACCCGCCAGGGGCTTCAACCCTTCGCCGGAGCCAGCATGGCAGGATCTGCAGGACAAGCCCGGCTACGTGGCCCATTAGCCCCCGGACCGGCTGTTTTCTCCCGTTGAGTGCAGGTGGGATTCAATGGCGAAAGTATGGGGACAATCGGCACCAAGGGCACGCAGCGAATCTGCCAGCCTCAGCAGATACTCGGCATTGGGGCCGCTGGGGCCGGAGGCCATGGCGATCTGGCGGGCAATATCCGCATCCGGTGCGTGGCCAAGGAAAGCCTCGTTGTCCTCGGTGGCAATGTAGACCAGGCCCTCGGCCTGACGACCATCGTCAAACGTCAGCGTGGTACTGAAGCGCAGGTAGCCGTTCTTCTCCCGCACATCCAGATGCTCGAACACATTGGGCGACACCCGGAACGCCATGCCCTTGCAGACGGCCCCGGGCTTCTCCACCAGGGTCACCACCCGGCCGGGCGCCTCAGGCGTGCCCCGGTGATCGTGGGAGCCCTGCCAGAACCGTCGCTCCCAGTCACGAATCGAGGCCGGGCGCTGCTCCAGGAACGGGAAATCCACCTTGTAGATCAGCGATCCGTAGCCAAACAGCCAGATCGACTCCACGCCGGAGAAGTTATACCGATTGCGGTTATGCTCAATGGTGTTGGCGGACATCACGGACCCCACAGCAAAAAAACGACCCGCGATACTCTAGGTGGAGGCGATGAATCCCGCAATGCCCGTCAGCACAATTTCGGCCGCCATGGCCGAGAGGATCAGGCCGCTGATCTTGGACATGATATTCAGGCCGGTCTTGCCCAGCGCCTTCTCCAGATAGCCGGACAGGTGCAGCAGCACCGCCAGGATCAATAGTCCGGACACCAGCCCGAGCAGCCCGCCGGTTACCTCAGCCACGGTTTTCAGCTCCGCGCCGTAGACCAGAATCGCACCAATGGTCGCCGGGCCGATCATGACCGGAATCGCCAGGGGCACCACGGCAATGTCGTCACGGTCTTCATCCGGCAAGCCGGTCGCGTGATTGCGGGTACCACTGTTGACCAGACTGATGGCGGTCAGGAACAGCAAACTGCCCGCACCGATCCGGAAGGAGTTGAGCGTGATACCAATGGCACTGAACAGCAGCGGACCGGCAAAGAACAGAATCACGCCCAGAACAAACGCCGAGACGCTGGCGCGGCGGATAATCGACGACTTCTCAGCGGCTGGCAAGCCTCTGGTGAGGGCGAGGAACATGGTGACCACAAAAAACGGCGCCAGCAGGAACAGAAAGCGAATCGTGCTGCTGATGTAGGTGGAGAAAAACGTCTCGAGCATTCCGGGCAATCCAGAGGTGAATGAGAGCCCGGAAGCATAGCTTGCTACAACCGCTTTTGCCGTAAGGAAGTGAACGTATGAATTGCTGTCCGTTCACGCTGTCATGGGTGTTACATAGCTGAACCGTTTGCGGTACTGCTCCATGGTGCAACCCACCGTTCGCTTGAACAGCCGCCTGAACGAGCTGGCATCCTCATAACCCACACTCCAGATAATCCGCGCCGTTTGCTCCCGGCTGGACTCCAGTTTGTGTTTGGCGGCTTCAATCCGCAGATGCTGGAGGTAGCCGATGGGAGTCTCTCCGGTCGCGTCCTTGAATCGGCGCTTGAAGGTTCGGGTACCCAGGCCGGCCACTTCGGCGACATCATCAATACTGAGCGGTTCGGGGTAGTGTTGCTCCAGCCAGGTTTGCACCTTGCGAATGGCGTCGTCCTGGTGGGCCTTGCGGCTGTAGAAAGCCATATAAGGTGTCTGCTCTACCCGCCGGCCATCCAGAACCAGCATCTTGCTGCAGGCCAGTGCAACCGAAGGTGAAGCAAAACGCTCCACCAGGTAGAGGCACAGATCCACAAACGCCGTTGCCCCGCCCGCGCAGATGATCTGGCCGTTATCCACCAGCAGCTGATCCTCCTCCAGTCGGATATCGGGATAACGGTTCCGGAACTGCATCGCTGCCCGCCAGTGGGTCGTGGCCACCTGATCCGCCAGCAACCCGGCCTCCGCCAATACGAAGCTGCCGGTGCAGACACTTGCCAGCACAACGCCCCGGTCAAACGCCTGTCGTAGCCCGGGAAAGCCGGGCGATTGGTGCATCATATGGC from Marinobacter subterrani encodes the following:
- a CDS encoding ABC transporter permease, with amino-acid sequence MSANQATGVASKRAYVVAIAVILFFWQVAAWFLPDFLMPDVPAAFVRLWEEFNSPTFWEGLGNSMTRLGAGYGSAIVLGILVGLVGGTLNAVRSTLKAAIIILQSIPSIAWVPLFLILMGFGNLPIIVVVAIGAFFPTALSVMNATESVEKVHISAARVMGASKFQMLRRVYFPAVTPELITGAQLAFGNAWRALISAEMIVGFSAGLGKSLAYSGEIADMTGVMTNILVIAVLAAVIDQVILERIKHRLLRYQYL
- a CDS encoding ABC transporter ATP-binding protein — encoded protein: MNDQAEGTQATPSPIILETRNLQKDFKGFTAINNVSVQVQTGSIHALIGPNGAGKTTFFNLLTQFLKPSAGQIIYDGKDITHSRPAGIAQKGLIRSFQISAVFPHLSARENVRIALQRTLGVSYQFWRSKRVLDQLNEEAQATLELVELGDFADTKAVELPYGQKRALEIATTIALKPRLMLLDEPTQGMSSEDVSTVTDLIKRVVEGRTIVMVEHNLNVVATLADTITVLNRGEVLAEGDYDTVSTNPAVMEAYMGTTDAA
- a CDS encoding ABC transporter ATP-binding protein; the encoded protein is MPPDQRPELLRIENLHAWYGESHILHGMNLTLHEGEVITLLGRNGSGRTTTLKAILGLVGRRTGSIKIHGTEVINMPTHRIAHVGKLGYCPEERGIFASLNVDENLELPPVVAEGGLSVDEIYTMFPNLKERRKSQGSKLSGGEQQMLAIARILRTGATLLLLDEITEGLAPVILKSLDEVIRKLREKGFTIILVEQNFRFAAPLADRHYVIEHGQVVEQIDAADLEAKKEQLNRHLSV
- a CDS encoding ABC transporter substrate-binding protein; the encoded protein is MFKHWKQGLASAIAMATLAVPLTANAELTDGKVKIGVLSDMSGVYKTLEGPGAVVAAKMAIEDFGGSVLGKPVEVISADHQNKPDIGASTAREWIDAKEVDMITGLDNSSVGLAVQGLANDKKTITLNTGAGTTALTEEQCTPYGIHYVYDTHALPVGTATAMVKNGGKSWFFITADYAFGHSLRDNTGAVVKSLGGEVVGNVNAPLSTNDFSSYLLQAQSSGADVIGLANAGQDTVNAIKQANQFRIVQSGQKLAGMLVFITDVHSMGLDIAQGLQFTTAFVWNQNEETLEWSKRFYERHGAMPTMVQAGVYSAVTNYLKAVKETGTDDSDTVRAKLGEMTLNDMFVKNGSILPNGSMLHDMYLVEVKKPSESESEWDLLRVVSKIPAEEAYIPLSESKCRLVN
- a CDS encoding branched-chain amino acid ABC transporter permease; amino-acid sequence: MSIQVILAQALLGLNVGVFYAMLSLGLAVIFGLLNIINFAHGAMYMLGAFIALIGYSLLEQWFGISLQIGFWASLLVAPVIVGILGVLIERLMLKRLYELDHIYGLLLTFGITLILQGLFSNYFNVSGTPYPGQPESLSGVVNLGFMYFPTYRLFAIVFSLVVCFATWWVIEHTKLGSRLRAGVENPDLTQAFGLNVPLMVTLTFAFGAGLAGLAGVLAAPIYSVSPLMGADLIIVVFAVVVIGGMGSIMGAILSGLALGLVEGLTKVFYPPAASTVIFFLMVLVLLFRPAGLFGKEK
- a CDS encoding branched-chain amino acid ABC transporter permease; this encodes MTNRILFILMLVAGLTAPLYAYPVFVMDLLCFALFACAFNLLLGYAGLLSFGHAAFFGGAAYITGYVTKEWGFTPLLGILAGAAFAMVLGAVFGFLAIRRQGIYFAMVTLALAQIIYFLALQMPFTGGENGLQGIPRGHLFGLIDLTDSNAMYYFVFAIFLVGFGIIYRTINSPFGEVLQAIRENESRALSLGYDVDHFKLLAFVISATLAGLAGATKAIIFQFASLTSAHWQTSGEVILMTLVGGLGTVFGPVVGAITVGALSHELSAFGSWVQVILGTIFVVCVLVFRRGIIGEIQRLASRKQG
- a CDS encoding ornithine cyclodeaminase family protein, yielding MRVISAQEVAGALAWPALIERLATTFREGVEAPPRHHHAMHRPDGEATMLLMPAWEETGYIGMKMVNVFPQNANAGLPAISGLYILCEGQHGTPLACIDGSALTSRRTAAASALAARELARQDAESLLVVGTGKLAPMLIEAHAAVRPIRKVRVWGRNPDKATALAEQFRDRFDCQAVIDLETAVPEADIISCATLSTDPLVRGEWLQPGSHLDLVGAFRPSMRETDSQCLARSEVFVDTYAGALGEAGDILQAIDEGAFSKADLRAELAELLRGKKPGRTDDQAITLFKSVGASLEDLAAAIEVWETLERG
- a CDS encoding LysR family transcriptional regulator translates to MKLPPLKALPVFEAVARLNSFSLAADELAVSQSAVSHQIKQLETYLGEQLFWRSGRTLSLTDEGRQYLDAVSSALLQIERASEQVLGHEESRLRLSVFSSFAVRWLVPRLPDLQRLHPQLDLALEMSSENPVLSDRVADCFITIHRNSPAYSYELLYVERLFPVCSQDYWQKIRRELGREGADGDEAPLTPDEVARFPLLSTHSIFEKPAGDWEVWFKAVDRPIPQGVRVQHFSHMLLALEAARFHQGIALTNDYMLSTRKDSEDFVRLPIHPVMTGDQFYFAWKTSRRQERGIQLLRRWLVSQAIEGGLRGEAD
- a CDS encoding DMT family transporter, with the protein product MSGKTVNSAILLLIIGNAMALISDVFIKLLEPGAPVFQFAFLRCLITLGFLLPLAGQLDRKNLFAGLKIHTARAHIHLAGILCMVIALGNLPLATANAVFYAAPILVMVLSVFLFREKLTPLSVTAVFSGFAGIILILRPVEFNWAAVAALTSAFTLAINAVLVRKLPKQQTTVHKLFLNYLLILPAAGALAWWEGAPWNSGMLVSAMGSSLFILGYNITVLLAYRQVAANQVTSAEYTGLIWAVGIGWIWFGEVPDLWFLAGSLMIVVPLILIGLQQRRRSPARGFNPSPEPAWQDLQDKPGYVAH
- a CDS encoding gamma-glutamylcyclotransferase; this encodes MSANTIEHNRNRYNFSGVESIWLFGYGSLIYKVDFPFLEQRPASIRDWERRFWQGSHDHRGTPEAPGRVVTLVEKPGAVCKGMAFRVSPNVFEHLDVREKNGYLRFSTTLTFDDGRQAEGLVYIATEDNEAFLGHAPDADIARQIAMASGPSGPNAEYLLRLADSLRALGADCPHTFAIESHLHSTGENSRSGG
- a CDS encoding MarC family protein, yielding MLETFFSTYISSTIRFLFLLAPFFVVTMFLALTRGLPAAEKSSIIRRASVSAFVLGVILFFAGPLLFSAIGITLNSFRIGAGSLLFLTAISLVNSGTRNHATGLPDEDRDDIAVVPLAIPVMIGPATIGAILVYGAELKTVAEVTGGLLGLVSGLLILAVLLHLSGYLEKALGKTGLNIMSKISGLILSAMAAEIVLTGIAGFIAST
- a CDS encoding GlxA family transcriptional regulator, giving the protein MMHQSPGFPGLRQAFDRGVVLASVCTGSFVLAEAGLLADQVATTHWRAAMQFRNRYPDIRLEEDQLLVDNGQIICAGGATAFVDLCLYLVERFASPSVALACSKMLVLDGRRVEQTPYMAFYSRKAHQDDAIRKVQTWLEQHYPEPLSIDDVAEVAGLGTRTFKRRFKDATGETPIGYLQHLRIEAAKHKLESSREQTARIIWSVGYEDASSFRRLFKRTVGCTMEQYRKRFSYVTPMTA